One genomic window of Pelmatolapia mariae isolate MD_Pm_ZW linkage group LG5, Pm_UMD_F_2, whole genome shotgun sequence includes the following:
- the rbbp5 gene encoding retinoblastoma-binding protein 5 isoform X1, with protein MNLELLESFGQNYPEEADGTLDCISMALTCTFNRWGTLLAVGCNDGRIVIWDFLTRGIAKIISAHIHPVCSLCWSRDGHKLVSASTDNIVSQWDVLTGDCDQRFRFPSPILKLQYHPRDMDKVLVCPMKSAPVLLTLSDSKHVVLPVDDDSDLNVVAAFDRRGEYIYTGNAKGKILVLNTNTQELVASFRVTTGTSNTTAIKSIEFARKGSCFLINTADRIIRVYDGREILTCGRDGEPEPMQKLQDLVNRTPWKRCCFSGDGEYIVAGSARQHALYIWEKSIGNLVKILHGTRGELLLDVAWHPVRPIIASISSGVVSIWAQNQVENWSAFAPDFKELDENVEYEERESEFDIEDEDKSEPEQTGADAAEDEEVDVTTVDPIAAFCSSDEELEDHKALLYLPIAPEVEDPEENPFGPPPDASVQSGAPEDTLTGGDKKQRQPSSEGGPAKKKARTTTIELQGVPSDEVHPLLGVKGDGKSKKKTAGRPKGSKGKDKDFPFRPKPYKGDRPSFPVVPDALGSSGLGGVGGIGGGGIGGGGGGGLKGRAEGGQATGSLVTPSYKQHDIGGMD; from the exons ATGAATCTGGAACTGCTCG AATCGTTTGGGCAGAACTATCCAGAG GAGGCAGATGGCACTCTGGACTGTATCAGCATGGCCCTCACCTGCACCTTCAACCGCTGGGGAACCCTGCTGGCTGTGGGCTGCAACGACGGTCGCATTGTCATCTGGGACTTCCTCACACGAGGGATAGCCAAAATCATCAGCGCACACATCCACCCAGTCTGCTCTTTATG CTGGAGTCGAGACGGCCACAAGCTGGTGAGTGCCTCTACAGACAACATCGTCTCCCAGTGGGATGTCCTCACGGGAGACTGTGACCAGAGGTTCCGCTTCCCCTCACCAATCCTGAAGCTTCAGTACCACCCCAGAGACAT GGACAAGGTGCTGGTGTGTCCCATGAAGTCAGCGCCAGTCCTGCTGACGCTGTCAGATTCCAAACACGTTGTCCTGCCTGTGGATGATGACTCAGACCTCAACGTGGTGGCAGCCTTCGACAGGCGAGGTGAATACATCTACACTGGCAATGCCAAAGGAAAG ATCCTGGTGTTGAACACAAACACTCAGGAACTGGTGGCTTCATTCAGAGTCACAACAGGCACCAGCAACACCACAGCCATCAAGTCCATCGAATTTGCACGAAAGGGCAG TTGCTTCCTAATAAACACAGCAGACCGGATCATCAGGGTGTATGACGGCAGAGAGATCCTGACCTGTGGCCGGGACGGTGAGCCTGAACCTATGCAGAAACTTCAGGACTTGGTAAACAG GACTCCATGGAAGCGATGCTGTTTCTCAGGGGATGGTGAGTACATTGTGGCTGGTTCAGCAAGGCAGCATGCCCTCTACATCTGGGAGAAAAGCATCGGGAACCTGGTGAAAATCCTGCACGGAaccagaggagagctgctccTGGATGTCGCT TGGCATCCGGTCCGTCCCATCATTGCCTCCATCTCCAGTGGAGTGGTGTCCATCTGGGCTCAGAACCAAGTC GAAAACTGGAGTGCTTTTGCTCCAGACTTTAAAGAGCTGGATGAGAACGTGGAGTACGAGGAGCGAGAGTCGGAATTCGACATTGAGGACGAAGACAAGAGTGAACCCGAGCAGACAG GTGCAGACGCTGCAGAAGATGAAGAGGTGGATGTGACCACTGTTGATCCCATAGCTGCTTTTTGTAGCAG TGATGAGGAGCTGGAGGACCACAAGGCCCTGCTGTACCTGCCCATCGCCCCCGAGGTTGAAGATCCAGAGGAAAACCCGTTCGGTCCCCCGCCAGACGCTTCAGTTCAGTCTGGAGCTCCAGAGGACACATTGACTGGTGGTGATAAGAAGCAGCGCCAGCCTTCATCTGAAGGCGGTCCAGCCAAGAAAAAAGCTCGGACCACCACCATTGAACTGCAGGGGGTGCCCAGTGATG AGGTACACCCCTTACTGGGTGTAAAAGGGGACGGCAAGTCAAAGAAGAAGACAGCAGGCCGGCCCAAAGGCTCCAAAGGTAAAGACAAAGACTTCCCCTTCAGGCCGAAGCCCTACAAGGGTGATCGGCCCTCCTTTCCTGTGGTGCCCGATGCCCTGGGCAGCTCTGGCCTGGGAGGAGTAGGAGGaataggaggaggaggaataggaggaggaggaggaggagggctgaAGGGCAGAGCAGAGGGGGGCCAGGCCACAG gGAGTCTGGTCACACCGTCGTACAAACAGCACGACATCGGAGGGATGGACTGA
- the rbbp5 gene encoding retinoblastoma-binding protein 5 isoform X2 gives MNLELLESFGQNYPEEADGTLDCISMALTCTFNRWGTLLAVGCNDGRIVIWDFLTRGIAKIISAHIHPVCSLCWSRDGHKLVSASTDNIVSQWDVLTGDCDQRFRFPSPILKLQYHPRDMDKVLVCPMKSAPVLLTLSDSKHVVLPVDDDSDLNVVAAFDRRGEYIYTGNAKGKILVLNTNTQELVASFRVTTGTSNTTAIKSIEFARKGSCFLINTADRIIRVYDGREILTCGRDGEPEPMQKLQDLVNRTPWKRCCFSGDGEYIVAGSARQHALYIWEKSIGNLVKILHGTRGELLLDVAWHPVRPIIASISSGVVSIWAQNQVENWSAFAPDFKELDENVEYEERESEFDIEDEDKSEPEQTGADAAEDEEVDVTTVDPIAAFCSSDEELEDHKALLYLPIAPEVEDPEENPFGPPPDASVQSGAPEDTLTGGDKKQRQPSSEGGPAKKKARTTTIELQGVPSDEVHPLLGVKGDGKSKKKTAGRPKGSKGSLVTPSYKQHDIGGMD, from the exons ATGAATCTGGAACTGCTCG AATCGTTTGGGCAGAACTATCCAGAG GAGGCAGATGGCACTCTGGACTGTATCAGCATGGCCCTCACCTGCACCTTCAACCGCTGGGGAACCCTGCTGGCTGTGGGCTGCAACGACGGTCGCATTGTCATCTGGGACTTCCTCACACGAGGGATAGCCAAAATCATCAGCGCACACATCCACCCAGTCTGCTCTTTATG CTGGAGTCGAGACGGCCACAAGCTGGTGAGTGCCTCTACAGACAACATCGTCTCCCAGTGGGATGTCCTCACGGGAGACTGTGACCAGAGGTTCCGCTTCCCCTCACCAATCCTGAAGCTTCAGTACCACCCCAGAGACAT GGACAAGGTGCTGGTGTGTCCCATGAAGTCAGCGCCAGTCCTGCTGACGCTGTCAGATTCCAAACACGTTGTCCTGCCTGTGGATGATGACTCAGACCTCAACGTGGTGGCAGCCTTCGACAGGCGAGGTGAATACATCTACACTGGCAATGCCAAAGGAAAG ATCCTGGTGTTGAACACAAACACTCAGGAACTGGTGGCTTCATTCAGAGTCACAACAGGCACCAGCAACACCACAGCCATCAAGTCCATCGAATTTGCACGAAAGGGCAG TTGCTTCCTAATAAACACAGCAGACCGGATCATCAGGGTGTATGACGGCAGAGAGATCCTGACCTGTGGCCGGGACGGTGAGCCTGAACCTATGCAGAAACTTCAGGACTTGGTAAACAG GACTCCATGGAAGCGATGCTGTTTCTCAGGGGATGGTGAGTACATTGTGGCTGGTTCAGCAAGGCAGCATGCCCTCTACATCTGGGAGAAAAGCATCGGGAACCTGGTGAAAATCCTGCACGGAaccagaggagagctgctccTGGATGTCGCT TGGCATCCGGTCCGTCCCATCATTGCCTCCATCTCCAGTGGAGTGGTGTCCATCTGGGCTCAGAACCAAGTC GAAAACTGGAGTGCTTTTGCTCCAGACTTTAAAGAGCTGGATGAGAACGTGGAGTACGAGGAGCGAGAGTCGGAATTCGACATTGAGGACGAAGACAAGAGTGAACCCGAGCAGACAG GTGCAGACGCTGCAGAAGATGAAGAGGTGGATGTGACCACTGTTGATCCCATAGCTGCTTTTTGTAGCAG TGATGAGGAGCTGGAGGACCACAAGGCCCTGCTGTACCTGCCCATCGCCCCCGAGGTTGAAGATCCAGAGGAAAACCCGTTCGGTCCCCCGCCAGACGCTTCAGTTCAGTCTGGAGCTCCAGAGGACACATTGACTGGTGGTGATAAGAAGCAGCGCCAGCCTTCATCTGAAGGCGGTCCAGCCAAGAAAAAAGCTCGGACCACCACCATTGAACTGCAGGGGGTGCCCAGTGATG AGGTACACCCCTTACTGGGTGTAAAAGGGGACGGCAAGTCAAAGAAGAAGACAGCAGGCCGGCCCAAAGGCTCCAAAG gGAGTCTGGTCACACCGTCGTACAAACAGCACGACATCGGAGGGATGGACTGA